One Fusarium poae strain DAOMC 252244 chromosome 4, whole genome shotgun sequence DNA window includes the following coding sequences:
- the GSY1 gene encoding glycogen synthase isoform 1 (BUSCO:6490at5125~CAZy:GT3): MSSGGEQTRDIKNHLLFEIATEVAHRVGGIYSVIKSKAPVTTAEYGERYTLIGPLNHQSAAVEVEEMEPTSPEIAATIQSMRDRGVHIVYGRWLIEGAPRAILIDTKTAYGRMDEWKSDLWEAASIPSPPGDDETNEAIVFGYLVAWFLGEFVCHEKKKAVIAHFHEWLAGVALPLCKRRRIDVTTIFTTHATLLGRYLCAGSVDFYNNLQWFDVDAEAGKRGIYHRYCIERAAAHACDVFTTVSHITAFESEHLLKRKPDGVLPNGLNVTKFSAVHEFQNLHQQAKEKIHDFVRGHFYGHYDFDVDNTLYLFTAGRYEFRNKGVDMFIESLARLNHRLKAAGSKITVVAFIIMPAQTTSLTVEALKGQAVIKSLRDTTHVIEQSIGRRLFERSLKWHEGDPLPDEKELISAQDRVLLRRRLFAMKRHGLPPIVTHNMLNDHEDPVLNQIRRVQLFNHPTDRVKVIFHPEFLNSANPVLPLDYDDFVRGCHLGVFSSYYEPWGYTPAECTVMGVPSITTNLSGFGCYMEELIENSSDYGIYIVDRRTKGVDDSVNQLTSFMYDFCGKSRRQRINQRNRTERLSDLLDWKRMGMEYVKARQLALRRAYPNSFVGDEEEEDFIPGVEQKISRPFSVPGSPRDRTGMMTPGDFASLQEGREGLNTEDYVAWKLPEEEDPEEYPFPLTLRKQPAPPSPSDNVPVNGTQ; encoded by the exons ATGAGTTCCGGAGGCGAGCAGACTCGCGACATCAAGAACCACTTGCTCTTTGAGATTGCTACTGAAGTAGCTCATCGAG TCGGTGGTATCTACTCTGTCATCAAGTCCAAAGCTCCTGTAACCACAGCTGAATATGGCGAACGCTATACGCTCATCGGTCCTCTCAACCACCAATCG GCCGCTGTTGAAGTGGAAGAGATGGAGCCCACCAGCCCAGAGATTGCTGCTACCATACAGTCCATGAGAGACAGAGGAGTTCATATTGTCTATGGACGTTGGTTGATCGAGGGAGCTCCTAGGGCTATTCTCATCGACACCAAGACCGCCTATGGCCGTATGGATGAGTGGAAGTCCGATTTGTGGGAAGCCGCAAGCATTCCATCCCCACCTGGTGACGATGAGACCAATGAAGCCATCGTTTTCGGTTATCTTGTCGCCTGGTTCCTGGGCGAG TTCGTCTGccacgagaagaagaaggctgttATTGCCCACTTCCACGAGTGGCTTGCTGGCGTTGCTCTGCCCCTCTGCAAGAGGCGCCGCATCGATGTCACGACGATCTTTACCACACACGCTACTCTTCTCGGCCGATACCTTTGCGCCGGCTCCGTGGACTTTTACAACAACCTGCAGTGGTTCGATGTCGATGCTGAAGCTGGCAAGCGTGGTATCTACCACAGATACTGTATTGAGCGAGCTGCCGCACATGCTTGTGATGTTTTCACCACTGTTTCTCACATCACAGCTTTCGAGTCTGAGCATCTTCTGAAGCGAAAGCCCGACGGCGTTCTGCCCAACGGTCTCAACGTCACAAAGTTCTCTGCTGTGCACGAATTCCAGAACCTGCACCAGCAGGCAAAGGAGAAGATTCACGACTTTGTCCGCGGACATTTCTATGGCCACTACGACTTTGATGTCGATAACACACTGTATCTTTTCACTGCTGGTCGTTACGAGTTCAGGAATAAGGGTGTTGACATGTTTATCGAGTCTTTGGCACGATTGAACCACCGTCTCAAGGCCGCTGGCAGCAAGATCACGGTTGTGGccttcatcatcatgccTGCTCAAACCACCTCACTCACTGTCGAGGCGCTCAAGGGCCAGGCAGTTATCAAGTCCCTGCGCGATACCACACACGTCATCGAACAGAGTATTGGGCGTCGACTCTTTGAGCGCTCCCTCAAGTGGCACGAGGGTGACCCTCTCCCCGATGAGAAGGAGCTCATCTCTGCCCAGGACAGAGTCCTGCTTCGTCGTCGCCTCTTCGCCATGAAGCGTCACGGACTTCCTCCAATTGTCACACATAACATGCTCAACGATCATGAGGACCCTGTTCTGAACCAGATCCGCCGTGTGCAGCTTTTCAACCACCCCACCGATCGCGTCAAAGTTATCTTCCACCCTGAGTTCCTCAACTCCGCCAACCCCGTCCTTCCTCTCGACTACGACGACTTTGTTCGAGGTTGCCATCTGGGCGTCTTCTCTTCCTACTATGAGCCTTGGGGTTACACTCCCGCCGAGTGTACTGTCATGGGTGTGCccagcatcaccaccaaCCTTTCTGGTTTCGGATGCTACATGGAGGAGCTTATTGAGAACTCGAGCGACTATGGTATCTACATTGTGGATCGACGAACCAAGGGTGTTGATGATTCAGTCAACCAGCTCACTTCTTTCATGTACGACTTCTGTGGAAAGAGCCGACGTCAGCGCATCAACCAGCGAAACCGAACCGAGCGTCTTAGTGATCTTCTCGACTGGAAGCGAATGGGTATGGAGTACGTCAAGGCTCGCCAACTCGCTCTTCGCCGTGCCTACCCCAACTCTTTCGTCGgcgatgaagaggaggaggacttCATTCCTGGTGTCGAGCAGAAGATTTCTCGACCCTTCTCCGTTCCTGGCTCGCCACGGGATCGCACTGGTATGATGACGCCTGGAGACTTTGCTAGTCTACAAGAAGGCCGTGAGGGTCTGAACACTGAGGACTATGTTGCCTGGAAGCTTCC TGAGGAAGAGGACCCTGAAGAGTACCCCTTTCCCCTGACACTTCGAAAGCAGCCTGCGCCACCTAGTCCCTCAGACAATGTGCCGGTGAACGGAACCCAGTAG
- a CDS encoding hypothetical protein (BUSCO:10960at5125), with product MPSATSTTTSTFPSRSTTPKLRPKSSSRALRRSHNIVSTPNLKSAYTTHSRGAPPLPPLPRKASFAQLTQSSLASIPDVSESYAVDTVLSDSSVNMMPPTTPGRSQSANVSLGDIVDVPGGMYGVVRFVGPVQGKKGVFAGVELHEEFANRGKNDGDVDGVSYFQTDVPGAGIFLPAAKALPRSSEPIPSFPITPSASTYGGLRAGNQNSLNCTSPTPSLPKFSASVGPGARAPSPQGKRMRVSLPRPESPVRRMQMTPGPRPSMTTPGKTPSRYGSPTQNRFAQSVRGTSGDPSKRPNRLDRKPSLAPRSASAMGPITGIEEDMPPMGLQRTGTNGSAGSVSSFAMKVRPASRMNMNEEEIERLRMQIEDRDRQLREQSATLADMESSLVELQSLMESADMPDAQRNSWDNKDTAQLRQLLREKNDKIAMLTAEFDAHRADFRSTIDTLELASTETERVYEKRIEELMGDVRELESRNLDVDSVATQLKQLEELVQELEEGLEDARRGEAEARGEVEFLRGEVERTRTELRREREKVSTPPANGDGGVSSKELEQKDDEIRGLKAIIHSLSRDSVPGEPRPPQQRPGSMISEDVVAIKIARDNLERQVAELQSILEKKNSREDELEKEVESLRQNGTAANGTTANRSSFRDSRDTVVMAQALENRPVENIKRFSAPTHKRVNTLDTMPESDDYSNATETSTLWCEICETNGHDILTCTNMFGPDGAKSNGENKTVKKDINNGFIPYTPPPTGEDAPAPLTTLGPKKDSPPSPAVKIMPNPMESGPVAGKESGVMDPDKWCALCERDGHDSVDCPFEDAY from the exons ATGCCTTCTGctacatcaacaacaacatctaCCTTTCCTTCCAGATCAACTACTCCGAAATTACGTCCCAAGAGCTCGTCGCGCGCTCTCCGGAGATCTCACAACATCGTTTCGACTCCTAATCTCAAGTCCGCATATACTACACATTCGCGCGGTGCGCCCCCTCTACCGCCTCTGCCACGCAAAGCTTCCTTTGCCCAGCTCACGCAGAGCTCCCTGGCCAGCATACCCGATGTTTCAGAGAGTTACGCCGTTGATACTGTCCTGAGCGACTCATCTGTAAACATGATGCCTCCCACGACGCCCGGCCGTTCGCAGTCAGCCAACGTTTCGCTTGGGGATATCGTTGATGTCCCTGGTGGAATGTATGGTGTTGTGCGATTTGTTGGTCCTGTCCAAGGCAAAAAGGGCGTTTTCGCCGGTGTTGAGCTTCACGAGGAATTTGCTAATCGGGGCAAAAACGACGGCGATGTTGACGG TGTATCATACTTTCAGACAGATGTCCCCGGCGCTGGTATCTTCTTGCCCGCGGCCAAGGCTCTCCCTCGCAGCAGCGAACCGATCCCATCGTTCCCCATCACACCTAGTGCAAGCACGTACGGTGGACTTCGAGCTGGCAACCAAAACTCGCTTAACTGCACTTCCCCGACTCCAAGCCTTCCAAAGTTCAGTGCTTCCGTTGGCCCTGGTGCCCGAGCTCCTAGTCCTCAAGGAAAGCGAATGAGAGTTTCTCTTCCCCGACCCGAGTCTCCCGTCCGTCGCATGCAGATGACACCTGGACCCCGACCTTCCATGACAACACCAGGCAAAACTCCATCAAGATATGGAAGCCCGACACAAAACCGCTTCGCTCAGAGCGTTCGGGGGACGTCTGGCGACCCAAGCAAGAGGCCAAATCGATTGGACCGTAAGCCTAGTCTCGCACCCCGAAGCGCCTCAGCCATGGGCCCAATCACGGGGATAGAAGAGGATATGCCACCCATGGGATTACAGCGGACTGGCACTAACGGCAGCGCTGGATCTGTCTCATCATTTGCTATGAAGGTCCGGCCAGCGTCCCGTATGAACATGAACGAGGAGGAGATTGAACGCCTGAGAATGCAGATCGAGGATCGGGATCGACAACTTAGAGAGCAATCCGCCACACTGGCTGACATGGAGAGCAGCTTGGTAGAACTGCAAAGTCTCATGGAATCAGCAGATATGCCCGATGCGCAGCGCAACAGTTGGGATAACAAGGATACAGCTCAGCTTCGTCAATTGCTGAGAGAGAAAAACGACAAGATCGCCATGCTCACGGCAGAATTTGACGCTCATCGAGCGGACTTCCGGAGCACTATTGACACACTGGAGCTCGCTAGCACCGAGACAGAGCGAGTGTATGAGAAGAGGATAGAGGAGTTGATGGGTGACGTTCGAGAACTCGAGTCACGGAACCTAGACGTCGACTCAGTGGCCACTCAACTTAAGCAGCTCGAGGAACTGGTTCAGGAGCTCGAGGAAGGCCTGGAGGACGCCCGTCGGggagaagcagaagctcGAGGTGAAGTCGAGTTCCTCCGTGGAGAAGTGGAACGAACAAGGACAGAGTTGCGCCGTGAGCGCGAAAAGGTTTCGACACCACCTGCAAACGGTGATGGCGGAGTTTCCTCCAAGGAGCTTGAGCAGAAGGACGATGAGATTAGAGGTCTCAAAGCCATCATTCACTCCCTTAGTCGAGACTCTGTTCCTGGAGAGCCTAGGCCTCCTCAGCAGCGGCCTGGTTCCATGATTTCTGAAGACGTGGTGGCCATTAAGATTGCACGCGACAATCTGGAGCGACAGGTCGCTGAACTTCAGTCTAtcctcgagaagaagaacagcCGCGAGGATGAACTCGAGAAGGAGGTGGAGTCACTCCGCCAAAACGGTACCGCAGCCAACGGCACCACAGCCAACCGATCCTCTTTCAGAGACTCCCGGGATACCGTTGTAATGGCACAGGCATTGGAAAACAGACCTGTTGAGAACATCAAGAGGTTTAGTGCTCCTACACACAAGAGGGTCAACACCCTCGATACCATGCCGGAAAGCGATGATTACTCCAATGCTACCGAGACTAGCACTCTTTGGTGTGAGATTTGCGAGACTAATggtcacgatatcctcacaTGCACCAACATGTTCGGCCCTGACGGTGCCAAGAGCAACGGCGAGAACAAGACAGTCAAGAAGGACATCAACAATGGCTTCATACCATATACTCCACCCCCAACCGGCGAGGACGCACCTGCGCCTCTCACAACCTTGGGACCCAAGAAGGATAGCCCCCCTTCGCCAGCCGTCAAGATCATGCCCAACCCCATGGAATCAGGTCCCGTTGCGGGCAAGGAGAGCGGCGTCATGGATCCCGACAAGTGGTGCGCCCTTTGTGAACGCGATGGCCATGACAGCGTCGACTGCCCTTTCGAGGATGCCTATTAA
- a CDS encoding hypothetical protein (BUSCO:24675at5125), with product MVKETKYYDTLGVAPTATEQELKKAYKVGALKYHPDKNAHNPDAEEKFKEVSHAYEILSDPQKRQVYDQYGEAGLEGGAGGGGMAAEDLFAQFFGGGGFGGMGGMFGGGGMNRGPPKARTIHHTHKVSLEDIYRGKISKLALQRSIICPKCEGLGGKEGAVKRCTGCDGHGMKTMMRQMGPMIQRFQTVCPDCNGEGEIIKEKDRCKQCNGKKTTVDRKVLHVHVDKGVRSGTKVEFRGEGDQAPGVQAGDVVFEIEQKPHPRFTRREDDLLHNCDIELVTALAGGTIYIEHLDERWLAVDILPGEAISQDAVKMIRGQGMPSPRHHDFGNMYIKFNVKFPEKNWTDDAEVFETLRKVLPAPAVQNIPPGDAMSEPASLEDLDNSAQSRVFGGSDGMMDDDDEDGHPGGERVQCASQ from the exons ATGGTTAAGGAAACCAAGTACTATGACACACTGGGT GTCGCTCCTACTGCCACTGAGCAGGAGCTGAAGAAGGCTTACAAGGTCGGAGCCCTCAAGTACCACCCTG ACAAGAACGCACACAACCCCGATGCCGAGGAAAAGTTCAAGGAGGTCTCGCATGCCTACGAGATCCTCTCCGATCCCCAGAAGCGACAAGTTTACGATCAGTATGGTGAGGCCGGTCTCGAGGGCGGTGCCGGAGGTGGTGGCATGGCCGCCGAGGACTTGTTTGCTCAGTTCTTCGGAGGTGGTGGTTTCGGTGGTATGGGCGGTATGTTTGGCGGAGGCGGTATGAACCGCGGCCCCCCCAAGGCCCGAACCATTCACCACACCCACAAGGTCTCCCTGGAAGATATCTACCGCGGTAAGATCTCTAAGCTCGCTCTTCAACGGTCAATCATCTGCCCGAAGTGCGAAGGCCTGGGTGGAAAGGAGGGTGCTGTTAAGCGCTGCACTGGCTGTGATGGCCACGGTATGAAGACTATGATGCGCCAGATGGGTCCCATGATCCAGCGCTTCCAGACTGTCTGCCCCGACTGTAACGGTGAGGGTGAAATTATCAAGGAGAAGGACCGCTGCAAGCAGTGTAACGGAAAGAAGACCACCGTCGACCGCAAGGTCCTCCACGTCCACGTCGACAAGGGTGTCCGCAGCGGCACCAAGGTCGAGTTCCGAGGCGAGGGTGACCAAGCACCAGGTGTTCAGGCCGGCGACGTTGTTTTCGAGATCGAGCAGAAGCCCCATCCTCGCTTCACTCGTCGCGAAGACGATTTGCTTCACAACTGCGATATTGAGCTTGTTACAGCTCTGGCTGGTGGTACCATCTACATTGAGCACCTCGATGAACGATGGCTGGCTGTTGACATCCTCCCTGGTGAGGCTATCTCTCAAG atgctgtcaagatgaTTCGCGGCCAAGGTATGCCTTCACCCAGGCACCACGACTTCGGCAACATGTATATCAAGTTCAACGTCAAGTTCCCCGAGAAGAACTGGACCGATGACGCCGAAGTTTTCGAGACTCTTCGAAAGGTTCTCCCCGCTCCCGCCGTCCAGAACATTCCCCCTGGTGATGCCATGTCTGAGCCCGCCAGCCTTGAGGACCTCGACAACTCTGCCCAAAGCAGAGTCTTCGGTGGCTCCGACGGCATGatggatgacgatgacgaggatggccACCCCGGTGGTGAGCGTGTGCAGTGCGCTTCCCAGTAA
- a CDS encoding hypothetical protein (BUSCO:18196at5125) produces the protein MKFPYNVVHVSGDVLYAARGGKIHSFSLQDGSHLSTWKHPDADKVDAAVKANSGEVSSENLTAQDPAVAEGEEDDGPPAKRQRTEEPKDETATGEANVLEDAKNAVETKPEGKKKGGKKSKDRRNQQRPKEHNISRVPDRPVVTHITSSPDDSHILAITGHDKAIWVFESGEKGVLNQLSKRTLPKRPSDVVIGPDSQIVVADKFGDVYSLPLLYDPTAQNTTRSSTPAVAKPAYKPSANTTTVHSKRNLRALQEQQRQMELATRNKNDKNSKSEGTDFEITLLLGHVSMLTAVAIGESEGRRYILTADRDEHIRVSRYIPQAYVIEGFCFGHTEFISSMTIPSSRGNVLVSGGGDEDLFVWDWKANKLLSQISVLSLTQMILPDTTKVAITGLYNLLYPHEGSDLTYILAICQDIPAIFSWQLTEDNTLHRPAIIQLPGKPLDLAIKPATGEESPKIITALDPSDSTQAKSLAIYSLTMTDEKLATSTTALVSDSDIECNELDVDEKVVRGLLYNTESLRKQPTEREEERGEEQVPEDQVMGESEVVEE, from the exons ATGAAGTTTCCCTATAATGTTGTCCACGTCAGTGGTGACGTTCTTTACGCTGCTCGAGGCGGCAAGATTCACTCATTCAGTCTCCAAGACGGATCTCACCTTTCGACATGGAAGCATCCTGATGCTGACAAAGTAGATGCTGCAGTGAAGGCCAACTCAGGCGAAGTCTCAAGTGAGAACCTCACAGCTCAGGACCCTGCTGTTGCCGAGGGTGAGGAGGACGATGGGCCCCCAGCCAAGCGACAAAGGACCGAAGAACCCAAGGATGAGACAGCCACTGGAGAAGCAAATGTCCTGGAGGATGCGAAGAATGCAGTGGAGACAAAGCCTGAAGGCAAAAAGAAGGgaggaaagaagagcaaaGACAGACGCAACCAGCAGCGACCAAAGGAGCATAACATCTCACGAGTGCCCGACCGTCCAGTCGTTACACACATAACCAGTTCCCCTGATGATTCTCACATCCTGGCTATCACTGGACACGACAAGGCGATTTGGGTCTTTGAGAGTGGTGAAAAGGGTGTTCTGAACCAACTCAGCAAACG AACCCTACCCAAACGTCCTAGTGATGTAGTTATTGGCCCAGACTCGCAAATCGTGGTCGCCGACAAATTTGGAGATGTCTACTCTCTCCCTCTTCTTTATGATCCTACCGCTCAAAATACCACCCGATCTTCAACCCCTGCGGTAGCCAAGCCTGCGTATAAGCCATCCGCCAACACCACAACTGTTCACTCAAAGCGTAACCTGCGGGCTCTTCAAGAACAGCAACGTCAAATGGAGCTTGCTACGAGAAACAAGAATGATAAAAATTCTAAATCTGAGGGCACCGATTTTGAAATCACTCTACTGCTTGGTCACGTCTCTATGCTTACTGCTGTTGCTATTGGCGAGAGCGAGGGGCGACGATATATCTTGACTGCTGACCGTGATGAGCATATCCGGGTGTCAAGATACATTCCTCAAGCTTATGTTATCGAGGGATTCTGCTTTGGTCACACCGAATTCATCAGCTCCATGACCATTCCCTCATCTCGTGGCAATGTTCTTGTGTCAGGTGGTGGCGATGAGGATTTGTTTGTATGGGATTGGAAAGCAAACAAGCTCTTGTCACAAATCAGCGTCTTGTCCTTGACTCAGATGATCTTACCTGATACCACCAAGGTAGCCATTACTGGGCTATACAACTTGTTGTACCCTCACGAAGGTTCTGATCTCACCTATATCCTGGCCATATGTCAAGA TATTCCCGCTATTTTTTCCTGGCAACTCACCGAGGACAACACCCTTCATCGCCCAGCCATTATCCAGCTTCCTGGCAAGCCACTCGACCTCGCCATCAAGCCAGCTACCGGCGAAGAGTCACCCAAGATCATCACTGCACTCGACCCCAGCGATTCCACACAAGCAAAAAGTTTGGCAATCTATTCCCTCACAATGACTGACGAGAAGCTTGCTACAAGTACAACGGCTCTGGTGAGCGACAGCGATATCGAGTGTAACGAGCTCGATGTCGACGAAAAAGTCGTGAGGGGTCTCTTGTACAACACTGAGAGTCTGCGAAAACAGCCAACAGAACGTGAAGAGGAACGGGGTGAGGAACAAGTACCTGAAGATCAAGTAATGGGGGAGTCAGAGGTTGTTGAGGAGTAA
- the 60S_2 gene encoding 60s acidic ribosomal protein P2, which produces MGAKSNKSLYFDKLKGLLEEYSSIFIVEIDNVSSQQMHEIRHALRSKGVVLMGKNTMVRRALKTFVTDSPEYERLLPHVKGNVGFVFTNEDLKEVRDVILANKVAAPARAGALAPADVWVPAGNTGMEPGKTSFFQALGVPTKIARGTIEITTDLKLVEAGSKVGPSEATLLNMLNISPFTYGMGISQVYDQGQTFPPSVLDVGEEQLLKTLSGAIATIATISLALNFPTLPSVLHSLVNSYKKVLAVAVVTEVSWPEIEQLKDRIANPDAYASAAPAAAASGGAAAPAEEEKKDESEEEEDDEGFGGLFD; this is translated from the exons ATGGGGGCCAAGTCTAACAAGTCGCTTTACTTCGACAAGCTCAAGGGCTTGCTCGAGGAGTACAgctccatcttcatcgtcgagaTCGACAATGTCAGCTCTCAGCAGATGCACGAGATCCGACATGCTCTCCGAAGCAAGGGTGTTGTCCTCATGGGCAAGAACACCATG GTTCGCCGTGCCTTGAAGACCTTCGTCACCGACTCCCCCGAGTACGAGCGTCTCCTTCCCCACGTCAAGGGTAACGTCGGTTTCGTCTTCACCAACGAGGACCTCAAGGAGGTTCGCGATGTTATCCTCGCCAACAAGGTCGCTGCTCCTGCCCGTGCCGGTGCTCTGGCCCCTGCCGACGTCTGGGTTCCTGCTGGAAACACCGGAATGGAGCCCGGAAAGACCTCTTTCTTCCAGGCTCTCGGTGTCCCCACCAAGATTGCCCGTGGTACCATTGAAATCACCACTGATCTCAAGCTCGTTGAGGCCGGCTCCAAGGTCGGTCCCTCCGAGGCCACCCTGCTCAACATGCTCAACATCTCTCCCTTCACCTACGGTATGGGTATCTCCCAGGTCTACGACCAGGGCCAGACCTTCCCTCCCAGCGTCCTCGACGTCGGTGAGGAGCAGCTCCTCAAGACTCTGTCTGGTGCTATCGCTACCATTGCCACTATCTCTCTGGCTCTGAACTTCCCCACCCTGCCTTCCGTCCTCCACTCCCTCGTCAACAGCTACAAGAAGGTTCTCGCTGTTGCCGTTGTCACTGAGGTCAGCTGGCCCGAGATTGAGCAGCTCAAGGACCGCATCGCCAACCCCGATGCTTACGCCTCTGCTGctcctgctgctgccgcttCCGGCGGTGCTGCTGCCCCtgctgaggaggagaagaaggacgagtccgaggaggaggaggacgatGAGGGATTCGGCGGTCTCTT CGACTAA